One Dioscorea cayenensis subsp. rotundata cultivar TDr96_F1 chromosome 19, TDr96_F1_v2_PseudoChromosome.rev07_lg8_w22 25.fasta, whole genome shotgun sequence genomic window, ACACAAGCTTCACTAGCTACTACCCTTTTCAATCCATTACTTAGATTTTGTCCtccttgttattgttattgttattgttgaagaagaagaagatgatgactcTGTGGCCAAACCCGCAGAGATGCCTGCCGGAAAGACAACTGCAAACAACACCCTTAGGATGCCGGCAAGGCCTCCAACCTCCTTTCCAACTCTCACCGATCACCCCTTTCCACTTGAATCCCACCACCTTCCCCAAGAACAACAAGGTTATCTTCGTCATGGGCGCTTCCGGCACCGGAAAATCAAAACTCGCCATCGACTTAGCCATGCACTTCTCCGGCGAGGTCGTCAACTCCGACAAAATGCAAGTCTATGAAGGCCTTGACATCCTCACCAACAAAGTTACCGATGAGGAACGCGCAACTGTTCCTCACCATCTCATCGGCGGCGTTGACCCAGACACTGACTTCACCGCCACTGACTTCCGCTGTGCCGCCATTAAATCCATAGACGAGATTCTCTCTCGTGACCATGTCCCCATCGTCGCCGGTGGTTCCAACTCCTTCATTGAAGAACTCGTCGACGGTGAAAACAAGGAGTTTAGAGCCAAGTATGAATGTTACTTCCTTTGGGTCGACGTCGACAGTGACATGCTGCACGAGTTCGTGAGAAAACGCGTGGATAAGATGGTGGACATGGGCATGGTTGATGAGGTGCGCGCGGTGTTCGACCCGGAATCTGATTGCACGCGTGGGATACGTAGGTCCATCGGTGTGCCTGAGATGCAAGACTACTTCTGCGCCGAAGCGTCCGGCGCCGACTCGGACACTCTGGCTTTGCTTCTCGGTAAGGCTATCGATGACATGAAGGCTCATACGTGCAGGCTAACGTGCGGACAGCTCTTGAAAATCAATAGGTTGAGGTTGGAGTGTGGTTGGGACCTTAACAGGGTGGATGCAAGCAAGGTGTTCGACGGAAGTTCTAGCTGGGAGGAGATAGTCTTGAAGCCTAGTTTTGCGCTCGTGCAGCGCTTCATGGACGATGAACTGCCGGAAAAAAGCCGTGCCGGAGCTGATGTCGATGGGGTCGTGGACTTCGCGGCGATGGGGGCTTCAGCGTAGCGTGTGCGCTTGTTCGTGTGCGTGTGCGCTTGTGTGAGGAGTTAGTGCGTGGAGCCATTGCCACACGCACGTGTGTCTTGGAGCTAACCTCACCCGTGcggaatgatgatgatgatgatgatgatgatgatgatgatatatatattatattgttatataaatataaattataaatgataTAATGTGTGGTGTTTGACGTGTTTTAAATTTGTACTAAGAGAGTACATTTTGGGAGGTTTCTTTGTTTTgagtgtgtgtttttttgttaattaagaGCGTTAATGGATATCGGTTATAAagtttctatgttttcattgaatggttttattattattattattattattattattattattattattatgataaatGTGATAAGCACGGTTAATCAGTGGCGTGTACAATACGGAATATTAGGGGCGTTCATTTTCGGAGAACTAGGCGGAAGGGGGTTTACTTCTACCACTTCTTGTGTTCATTTGTATTGAAATGGATTTTAAACTAAATCCagttcagtattttttttactgaaatgAGAGGAAGTGaatcaatttataaaactcatttcttttaatttccaAAGTCATTTTTGAACTTATAAAATTTCACTAAACACTTAAATTCTCCAGTTTTAGTCTCACTTTATGACAAATGAGCATAAGAATTACTGGAAGTAATAGCACTTCCCCTCACTTCAGAGAACTGACacttttttcattttctcacttACTTTCAGTTCCCCTAAAATGAATGTCCCTAAATTGACTCTTACACCCTCACATATGAAAAGATTTTCGGATTACAAGCATGTGTCCACACTAGAACCTTATTACCATTTTATTACAATCAAAATGATTTAAACTTTGGTAATGAAAATTGCTTaccatcatatataaaaaaaaaaaacactatacAGTAATTATtgattaacatttaaatttatgaaaaaaacaataacaatggaagaagaaaagagggGGTAAGAGCTGACTCTTACCTTGTCATAAAGTTATGTTTGAAGAGGCTATAACGTGTATTTAGGTAAGTCAATAAAGAATATTATCAACGGAAGGTAGGAAATTAATTGAACATAGTTAGTGTTAGGTAATGTGTTATATTGTCCACAGGGAAGTTAGGTTGTGTTGGGAGAGTCTTCACCTTAAAAATTGAGGCCACAAGGGTAGGAACGAGCTAGCATTAGGCAAATGTTGGGATGTATGACATTTTGCCAAACCTTAACTTTGATATCTTTTAAGAAAATATCCAAAACTTGAAAATTGATACTTAGTGGTTTTTTTAGGTTGACTTTCGGCatagttttctttaatatttatttttttaaaaaaaagacatgtgatatatataatattatttctaTATGTGAATGAGTTGGCATAAAAAGTAAATACTCAGAA contains:
- the LOC120283755 gene encoding adenylate isopentenyltransferase 5, chloroplastic-like produces the protein MMTLWPNPQRCLPERQLQTTPLGCRQGLQPPFQLSPITPFHLNPTTFPKNNKVIFVMGASGTGKSKLAIDLAMHFSGEVVNSDKMQVYEGLDILTNKVTDEERATVPHHLIGGVDPDTDFTATDFRCAAIKSIDEILSRDHVPIVAGGSNSFIEELVDGENKEFRAKYECYFLWVDVDSDMLHEFVRKRVDKMVDMGMVDEVRAVFDPESDCTRGIRRSIGVPEMQDYFCAEASGADSDTLALLLGKAIDDMKAHTCRLTCGQLLKINRLRLECGWDLNRVDASKVFDGSSSWEEIVLKPSFALVQRFMDDELPEKSRAGADVDGVVDFAAMGASA